GACAAGATAAAGACGCGATCATATTTGGTGATGAATACGACGTGACTGTGAATCATTACCTCATGTATGCCACAGAGCTTCCGGATACACCTTTTATTCACCAGGCTTTGGCTGCATTTCAGGAGAAAAATGCTAAAAAATATTTAGAGATTGGACAAAGAGCTGCTGCTTTCGGGGAACGCAATCTTTTGAATTTTTTAAATCGGCCTGAAAATTGGAAAGAACGTTTGCTCATTTTAAGAACAGAAATTATTGAGAATATGTGCATTAAGCGCTTCGAAGAAGAAATGGTCATTAATGTCCAAGAACTTGTAAATGGATTGCAATTTGGTGGAATGACTGGAACATTAAATGATTACTCTCTTCCAAAAATTCATGGGCAAACTCCCCATTACACACCTCGCACAATTGAGGGGGAAACGCTCTTACGCATTGCCAATAAAGGTGAGCCTGTTCTGAAGATTACTCCTGATGAGAATCTGATTCAGCAACTTGCTGCTAATCTTAAAGACCCTGCTTGCAAAGCGTTAATTAATGAGGGCATGTCTTTAGAAGGCAAAAATGCAGTCCAAGTTGTTAAAGAATTGCGTCGGACTGCAGAGGGAAAAGAACGGATATTTATCCTTATGGATCCTGTCGCACGTAAGCCCGTCGTTTGGTATCCAAAAGCTAAAGAACCTGAGTTAATTTCAAAAGGTGCTTTAAATGAATTAATTGCCACTAACCCGACCTTTAAAAAGGATTGTGTATTCTATTTTGGTCCTCCCGATACGCGAGGAACAGACTTTGTCATTCCCCCTGGTTATGGGGTGATTGTTTTTGGTCCCACTACCATCATGCCGGGTGCAATGCAAGCCTGCTGGCGCCTACGTGGTCTTGGCCAACAGCACGGCTTAAAATTTTTACTTCCAGATTCAATCGCTCAGCGTATTTGTTCAGAAACTGATATGAAATCCTCTAACTTATCTTGGCTGCATCTTTTTAATGACATCAAGAAACAAACACTTGAAAGTCAAAAAGGACTTAATTTAAAAGGCACAAAAGAAAAAATCCGGGAGATTCTTCCTGTGGGAATTCGACAAATTTTAAGTAAGCATCTTGCGGCAAGAGATAAAATGGTATTTTGGGATATTTTACATCCAATCCGAAGGGGAGAAGATGTACTCATTCAAATCAATTTGCATGAAGCAACACGTGATTTTTTATGCAAATCCAAGAAAGCAGATCCTACGCAGGATTATTCTCCTACATCCATCATTTCATTTGAAGAGGATATTCAAAAAGATATTGAAGGACAAAAAAGGCAATTAGAAGAGCTCAAAAATAAAGTGAAAATGATCAAAAAGAGTATGGTATTTCGCGCAACTGGCTGGGCTAGACAGCGTTTTCAAGATATAGAAAATGATATAACCGCAATGATGACTAATTTAGAGCAATTAGAAAAAGATTTTTATGAAAAAGTTGAATCGCATAAAAAATATCTTCCTGCAAATGTTCCAAATAATGGAGGCGCGGTAGCAACTTCTCAGGTTCAAGTCCAAGAAGCTCAACAGCAGCAGCAGCAACAACAACAGCAGCAGCAACAACAACAGCAGCAGCAACAACAGCAGCAAGAGCAGCACCATAGAATTTTAGATGGAAAATTTAATCGCTATGAATATAAAAAAATGGACTCGTGGTCAGCGTTATTTTGGGAATTTTCAAACTTTATGGGATAGGAATAATGAATGGGTGGTTCGTGAGCTTTATCTTCATGTTAAAAATTTAGGAGATAATTTTGTTGGAAAAAATAATATTGAGGAAGATTTCTCAAATTTCGGTTTCGATGCAAATGTTTCAATTTCAAATCACATGAGCGAAGTTTTATCAGAATTACCTACATTGGTTGGAGCTCCTCTCGGTCGTATTTTAATTATCAAAGGAAAACAAGTGTGCTTGATCGGTAAGGAAGATTACCATTGGTCTATGAAAAGATTCATAGGTGTTCCACATGCGATTTTAAGTCCACTCGATGGGTATATCTATCCCGAAGGATTAGCATTTAATACCGTAAATGGAGATGTCCCTGATATTCAAGATCCTGTAATGATGCTTAAAATCGTGCAGATAAAATGGCGTCTTGGTTATTACTCTTATTCATCCGCAGAAGAAAAAGTTTTAACTGATTGGTTAAAAACGTTAACTAAAGTGCAGATAGATGCTCATTGGAAATGGTTAAATCAGCGCTCTAATATTGAGCAGATTAAATTATTCCAAAAAATCGTTGTGTAGTTGATTGTTTTAGATTTTATTTCTGTGCTACAAAGATAATTATGTAGCGAAATAATTTTTATGATTAAGGTTTTTCAGTATAAAAAAATATTTTTTTTCATTGGAAGATCATCATCTCAACTATCCACGCAAAGTGAATTAGATGCTTCAATTCAGATTGAGCGTTTAATTCATCTTTCAATGTATCCTAGAACAAATTGGAAACTCGTTAAGAGCTTTAAAACTTCATATAAAAGATCTAGATAATGTCACATTTGAAGAGAATGAAGAAGAAGCTTAAAAACTAAATAAAGCACGCTTTGCCATTTGATCTTAAAGTTCGAGTTGTTTCAATTGCAACGGGCATACAAGAAAGCTATCCTGACAAGGTTCCGATCATCAAATTATCTTGAGCAATTTAACATCTTAAATCACTCTTCTTTTTTTATTCCTGTATTCTAGAAAATTGCTTTGCATATTAATTCTTAGGGAAAATACTATTTTTATCTGGTAAATGCATATTACAAAATACGTTTAAAACTCACATATATAAAAGAAAAATATGAACGGCGTTTATGGCATCAATTCTACCTCTTTAGAAAAAAATATTGATTTGTTACAAGAACCGATACTTTTACAAATTCCGATGGAACTTATTGTAAAAATTCTTTCGCATTTAAATATTAGTTCTATCTTTGCAACCGGAGCTACTTGTAAGGCATTAAAACAAATTATTTGTGATTTTGAAGATGTTTATCTTAATAAACTAAAAACAATCTATAGAAGTCAGTTTCCTGAAACATCTGCTGAAAGCAAAGGGGCTACTGCTTTTCAGTATTGTCAAGCCAAAAAATTAGATGGACTCATTAAAAATAAAGAGATTCAACCTAAAGTTTATAAATTATGTCCCGATTTATTAAATTTTTATAATGGTCCCCCTTTTCTTTTAAACGATGGCAGAATCATTAATGCTTATCACTTAAATCAATCAAATTTTCTTCAAATCAGCAGTCTGACAACACTTCAAGAATGCAAAAAAATGGACTGTCCCTCTTTTGTCCTGAGTTTAGATTGTATGCAAAATGAAATTATCATTTGCGGATGTGAGAAAGTGATTCATTTAATTGAGTTGGAAACAGGACATCTTATTCGATCGATTCCTCTAACTTGCGATGTTTGGGCTTTGACACATGTAGGTCAAACCATCATCGCAGGATGTGATGATGGTTTGATTCGCATGTGGGATTTTAAAACTTTAAATGAAATGTGTGAGCTCAAAGGTCACACACACGCCGTGTTAAGCCTAAAAGTTCAAGGTCATATTCTTTTTA
This Parachlamydia acanthamoebae DNA region includes the following protein-coding sequences:
- a CDS encoding F-box/WD repeat-containing protein; its protein translation is MNGVYGINSTSLEKNIDLLQEPILLQIPMELIVKILSHLNISSIFATGATCKALKQIICDFEDVYLNKLKTIYRSQFPETSAESKGATAFQYCQAKKLDGLIKNKEIQPKVYKLCPDLLNFYNGPPFLLNDGRIINAYHLNQSNFLQISSLTTLQECKKMDCPSFVLSLDCMQNEIIICGCEKVIHLIELETGHLIRSIPLTCDVWALTHVGQTIIAGCDDGLIRMWDFKTLNEMCELKGHTHAVLSLKVQGHILFSASKDKTIRMWDLSLGTQIYQIERHVCAITCLAISNDKMVSGSLDGRIDVWNWKEKKLLQKIQIENPKFHKINSIALLDGKILSISNNATVFDRPSIFICDLETGVEYKNLDEFAGSWRAYLLTWEGKIICRRNSGTYIYSFAEEDALSSKNVL